Within the Marinobacter sp. SS13-12 genome, the region GGTCAATGCAGCCATCACGCTGCAACGGCCGTTACTGATCAAGGGTGAACCCGGCACTGGTAAAACCCTGCTGGCGGAAGAGATGGCCGCTGCCCTTGGTATGCGCCTGATTCCCTGGCACATCAAGTCCACTACCAAGGCCCAGCAGGGCCTGTACGAGTATGATGCGGTCTCCCGCCTGCGGGATTCCCAGCTCGGGGACGAGAAGGTCAAGGACATCGGCAACTACATCGTCAAGGGTAAGCTGTGGGAAGCCTTCGAGTCTGAGGAACAGGTGGTGCTGCTGATTGACGAGATCGACAAGGCGGACATCGAGTTCCCGAATGATCTTTTGCTGGAACTCGACCGCATGGAGTTCTTCGTCTACGAGACGCAAAAGCTTGTGCGCGCGAAACACCGTCCAATCATCGTGATCACCAGCAACAACGAAAAAGAGCTACCGGATGCCTTCCTGCGCCGCTGTTTCTTCCACTACATCAGCTTCCCGAACCACGACACCATGCAGAGCATTGTGGATGTGCATTTCCCGGCCCTGCAGCAACAGGTGGTACGGGATGCGCTGGAAGTGTTCTTTGATGTGCGCAAGGTGCCGGGGCTGAAGAAAAAACCGTCTACGTCCGAACTGATCGACTGGCTGAAACTGCTGATGGCGGACGAGTTGTCTGCCAAAATGTTGCAGGAAAAGGACACCAGCTCCGCCTTGCCACCGCTTTATGGCGCCCTGGTGAAGAACGAGCAGGATGTCCACCTGTTGCAGAAATTGGCCTTCATGGCCCGTCGTCGCAGCTGAAATCCGGCAAGAGCAACACTGTATGTTGATTGATTTTTTTCTCGAAGTCCGGCGCGCAAAGGTCCCCGCCAGCCTGCGTGAATTCCTCGATCTGCTGGAAGCCCTGCAGAACCGGCTGGCTTTCGCCAATATGGAAGAATTCTACTATCTGGCCCGGGTGTGCCTGGTCAAGGACGAGCGCCATTTCGACAAGTTTGACCGGGCATTCCAGGCCTATTTCGAGGGTATTGAAAACCTCGACGACCTGATGGAAGCACTGATTCCCGACGACTGGCTGCGGGCGGAATTTGAAAAGCAGTTGTCCGAGGAAGACAAGGCAAAGATCGATTCCCTGGGTGGCCTGGAAGAGCTGATCGAAACCTTCAAGAAGCGCATGGAAGAGCAGAAGGAGCGGCACCAGGGCGGCAACAAGTGGATCGGTACCGGTGGCACCTCACCCTTTGGTGCTAACGGTTATAACCCCGAAGGTTTCCGTATTGGCCAGAACAAGGGCCGTCACGGCCGTGCGGTGAAAGTCTGGGAAAAGCGCGAGTTCAAGGATCTGGATGACAGCGTCACCCTCGGCATTCGCAATATCAAGG harbors:
- a CDS encoding MoxR family ATPase, with product MKFTGTEKYVATDDLQMAVNAAITLQRPLLIKGEPGTGKTLLAEEMAAALGMRLIPWHIKSTTKAQQGLYEYDAVSRLRDSQLGDEKVKDIGNYIVKGKLWEAFESEEQVVLLIDEIDKADIEFPNDLLLELDRMEFFVYETQKLVRAKHRPIIVITSNNEKELPDAFLRRCFFHYISFPNHDTMQSIVDVHFPALQQQVVRDALEVFFDVRKVPGLKKKPSTSELIDWLKLLMADELSAKMLQEKDTSSALPPLYGALVKNEQDVHLLQKLAFMARRRS